In Geminocystis sp. NIES-3709, a single genomic region encodes these proteins:
- the rppB gene encoding two-component system sensor histidine kinase RppB, which produces MNNNHLFKKTQLSLTCWYASIFSGIIALGTLGVYESIVHAHYVTINNELKTVAGTFHDTLEPLLIEPNKLDKTIKNILPDLCLVKEKCKEKYHKNRYITRLIQQGKYYFKFYDLSGNLLGNAGINIDKLYFIYLENELKNIKDSQQINYRQLSVLLHTKDNQEWGYLLIGRSLEDFDNYVNNIKWFLLLGLPLLIILVILASWYLAKKAMLPVYKSYQQIQQFSSDVAHELRTPLAAIKATIDSVILAEKLSIKDYQEILLTINRQNQRIINLVNDLLTLSRLDAINENKHIIEKTDINLLDLIHDLTEELAFLAVENNIKLQQNIQSQEIIIIRGNEAQIYRLLSNLVVNAIQNTPEHGLVTILLSVNKKEVVIKIIDTGIGISEEDKPLIFNRFYRVDKSRNHHQGNSGLGLAIVNSIVLFHNGRIELKSKINQGSIFSVYLPKS; this is translated from the coding sequence GTGAATAATAATCATCTTTTTAAGAAAACTCAATTATCTTTAACTTGTTGGTATGCTAGTATTTTTTCTGGGATTATTGCTTTGGGTACATTGGGCGTTTATGAATCGATCGTCCATGCCCATTATGTTACTATAAATAATGAATTAAAAACTGTTGCTGGTACTTTCCATGATACCCTTGAACCATTATTAATTGAACCAAATAAATTAGATAAAACCATTAAAAATATTCTACCAGATTTATGTTTAGTTAAGGAAAAATGCAAAGAAAAATATCATAAAAATAGATATATAACTAGATTAATTCAACAAGGAAAATATTATTTTAAATTTTATGATTTATCCGGTAATTTATTAGGAAATGCGGGAATAAATATTGATAAGTTATACTTTATTTATCTTGAAAATGAATTAAAAAATATTAAAGATAGTCAACAGATTAATTATCGTCAATTATCAGTATTATTACACACAAAAGATAATCAAGAATGGGGTTATTTACTAATCGGTAGGAGTTTAGAAGATTTTGATAACTATGTCAATAATATTAAATGGTTTTTATTACTAGGTTTACCATTATTAATTATTTTAGTGATACTTGCTAGTTGGTATTTAGCAAAAAAAGCGATGTTACCAGTCTATAAATCTTATCAACAAATACAGCAATTTAGTTCCGATGTCGCCCATGAATTGCGTACACCTTTAGCGGCAATTAAGGCAACCATTGATAGTGTCATATTAGCGGAAAAATTATCCATCAAAGATTATCAAGAAATATTGCTAACAATTAATCGACAAAATCAAAGAATAATTAATTTAGTCAATGATTTATTAACTTTAAGTCGTCTTGATGCCATTAATGAAAATAAACATATAATAGAAAAAACTGACATTAATTTACTTGATTTAATTCATGATTTAACAGAAGAATTAGCTTTTTTAGCTGTCGAGAATAATATCAAATTGCAACAGAATATTCAGAGTCAAGAAATTATAATTATTCGAGGAAATGAAGCCCAAATTTATCGATTATTAAGCAATTTAGTTGTTAATGCTATTCAAAATACTCCTGAACATGGATTAGTTACTATCTTGTTATCGGTTAATAAAAAAGAGGTAGTAATTAAAATTATAGATACTGGAATCGGGATTAGTGAAGAAGATAAACCTTTAATTTTTAATCGTTTTTATCGAGTCGATAAATCTCGTAATCACCATCAGGGAAATAGTGGTTTAGGGTTAGCTATTGTCAATTCGATCGTACTATTTCATAATGGTAGAATTGAGCTAAAAAGTAAGATTAATCAAGGAAGTATTTTTAGTGTTTATTTACCTAAGTCATAA
- a CDS encoding Dps family protein: METINIGLTNKQRQGVINLLNQSLADTYVLLVKTKKYHWDVVGPQFMTLHKLWQAHYEALTINVDVIAERIRTLGGYPVGTMEGFLKICSLKEHPGNVPNSTEMVSQLLEDHQKVVRNLREQVEQCSKEFKDDGTADFLTGLMEQHEQTAWMLRSFIEGEALEANGLKPKLDKKAVGV, encoded by the coding sequence ATGGAAACAATCAATATTGGACTAACGAATAAACAGCGTCAAGGGGTAATCAATCTGCTTAACCAAAGTTTGGCAGACACCTATGTGCTACTAGTCAAAACCAAGAAATATCATTGGGATGTTGTGGGTCCACAATTTATGACTCTGCATAAGCTATGGCAGGCTCATTACGAAGCTCTCACTATCAATGTTGATGTCATTGCAGAACGCATCAGAACCTTGGGTGGGTATCCCGTAGGAACGATGGAAGGATTTCTCAAAATCTGTTCTCTAAAAGAGCATCCTGGTAATGTTCCTAACTCAACTGAGATGGTATCGCAATTGCTAGAAGATCATCAAAAAGTCGTGCGGAATTTGCGTGAACAGGTTGAGCAATGTAGCAAAGAGTTTAAGGATGACGGAACTGCTGACTTTCTTACAGGTTTGATGGAGCAACATGAACAGACAGCTTGGATGTTGCGTTCTTTTATTGAGGGAGAAGCACTTGAAGCAAATGGCTTGAAGCCTAAGCTAGACAAAAAGGCAGTAGGGGTTTAG
- a CDS encoding copper resistance system multicopper oxidase: MSQYRLNRRNFLRFSGGVAGFYVLHQVSPISAKNNYFEEEIIDLQVSETEVLIGDRTSQGKLVNSRLPSPTIRLREGQNVRINLTNNLNEDTSIHWHGLILPANMDGVRGVSFRGIKPGETFTYQFPVNQSGTYWYHSHSNMQEPLGMYGAIIIDPLEPESIKYDRDYVIILSDWSFENPHAILANLKKMPTYYNYQRRTVANLAEDWEWKQMRMDASDIADVTGATYTYLLNGKTSNDNWTGIFNKGEKVRLRFINASAMTFFDVRIPNLPMIVIQADGQNVQPVTVDEFRIGVAETYDVIVEPNTEDAYTIFAETMDRSGYVRGTLAIKEGLSAEIPPRRERPLRTMADMGMDHGSHGNHNSSSSGSIEQSSHNSSLSNHNNHQPSSSTNIDHNNHNLSSSDHNAHSGHNMSAMEQNNHSSHDMSNMSGMNHSNHDMSNMSDMDHSTQEMRENETIDFSWQPRGKDNNGIGNAATPMMVKNRLNEPGIGLENVSHKVLVYTDLKSVKPLKNRRKPDREITLYLTGNMERYMWSFNGKKYSEEKEINFNYGERLRLTFINDTMMEHPIHLHGMWMELVNGNGDYQPRKHTIIVKPAEKLSTEIDVDAKGKWAFHCHLMYHMDVGMFRTINVIS, from the coding sequence ATGAGCCAATACAGACTCAATAGACGCAATTTCCTGCGATTTTCGGGAGGGGTTGCAGGTTTTTATGTACTTCATCAAGTTTCGCCTATTTCTGCTAAGAATAATTATTTTGAGGAGGAGATAATTGATTTACAAGTAAGTGAAACAGAAGTATTAATTGGGGATCGAACCTCTCAAGGTAAACTGGTAAATAGTAGACTACCCTCTCCTACCATCAGACTGAGAGAAGGGCAAAACGTAAGGATAAACCTTACTAATAATCTTAATGAAGATACTTCTATTCATTGGCATGGTTTAATCTTACCAGCAAATATGGACGGAGTGCGGGGGGTAAGTTTTCGGGGGATAAAACCGGGGGAGACATTTACCTATCAATTTCCAGTTAACCAAAGTGGTACTTACTGGTATCATAGTCATAGCAATATGCAAGAACCGTTAGGGATGTATGGTGCTATTATTATCGATCCTCTTGAGCCTGAATCAATAAAGTATGATCGAGACTATGTTATAATTCTCTCAGATTGGAGTTTTGAGAATCCCCACGCTATTCTCGCCAATTTGAAAAAAATGCCTACTTACTATAACTATCAAAGACGTACGGTTGCTAATTTAGCAGAGGATTGGGAATGGAAACAAATGCGCATGGATGCCTCCGATATTGCTGATGTGACGGGGGCAACTTATACTTATTTACTGAATGGTAAAACCAGTAATGACAATTGGACGGGTATATTTAACAAGGGTGAAAAAGTTAGATTAAGATTTATTAACGCTTCAGCCATGACTTTTTTTGATGTCAGAATCCCTAATTTACCGATGATAGTCATACAAGCAGACGGGCAAAATGTGCAACCTGTGACGGTAGATGAATTTAGAATCGGGGTAGCAGAAACCTATGACGTGATTGTTGAGCCTAACACAGAAGATGCTTATACTATATTTGCAGAAACAATGGATCGTAGTGGTTATGTTAGGGGTACACTAGCGATAAAAGAAGGATTATCTGCTGAAATTCCTCCTCGAAGAGAGCGCCCCTTGCGTACAATGGCTGATATGGGAATGGATCATGGTTCTCATGGTAATCATAATAGTTCAAGTTCAGGCTCGATCGAGCAAAGTAGTCACAATTCTTCATTATCGAACCATAATAACCATCAACCCTCATCTTCGACAAATATAGATCATAACAATCATAATTTGTCCTCTTCAGATCATAATGCTCATAGTGGGCATAATATGTCGGCGATGGAGCAAAATAATCATAGTAGTCATGATATGTCCAATATGTCAGGTATGAATCATAGTAATCATGATATGTCCAATATGTCGGATATGGATCATAGTACTCAGGAGATGAGGGAAAATGAAACTATAGATTTTTCTTGGCAACCTAGGGGAAAAGATAATAACGGTATTGGTAATGCGGCAACACCAATGATGGTAAAAAATCGTTTAAATGAGCCAGGTATTGGTTTAGAAAATGTTTCCCATAAAGTATTAGTCTATACTGATTTAAAGAGTGTAAAACCCTTAAAAAATAGAAGAAAACCAGATCGAGAAATAACTCTATATTTAACAGGAAATATGGAGCGTTATATGTGGTCATTTAATGGCAAAAAATACTCAGAAGAAAAAGAAATAAACTTTAATTATGGAGAAAGATTAAGGCTAACTTTTATAAATGATACCATGATGGAACATCCCATACATTTACACGGAATGTGGATGGAATTAGTAAACGGCAACGGCGATTATCAACCTCGAAAACACACAATTATTGTGAAACCTGCCGAGAAATTATCCACAGAAATTGATGTTGACGCAAAGGGAAAATGGGCGTTTCATTGCCATTTAATGTATCACATGGATGTCGGAATGTTTCGTACTATTAACGTTATTTCCTAA
- a CDS encoding phage holin family protein, whose translation MNNIIGYFFTTLATALGLLIIDLLVPGVNIANFPSALVAGVVIGLVNSIIRPVLSILSLPINFLTLGLFSLVVNGFCFWLASLLVPGFVVNGLLAFIFGPVILSFASTFLNNYFAEKNIDQSPSLTSNK comes from the coding sequence ATGAATAATATTATTGGATATTTCTTTACTACTTTAGCAACAGCGTTAGGTTTACTAATCATCGATTTACTTGTGCCAGGAGTAAACATTGCCAATTTTCCGAGTGCATTAGTCGCAGGGGTTGTCATCGGATTAGTGAATTCTATCATTCGACCAGTGCTTTCCATACTATCACTACCGATTAATTTCTTGACACTAGGGCTATTTTCCCTGGTAGTCAACGGCTTTTGTTTTTGGTTGGCATCTTTGTTAGTCCCTGGTTTTGTTGTAAACGGCTTATTAGCATTCATCTTTGGACCAGTTATCTTGTCATTTGCCAGCACTTTCCTAAATAACTATTTTGCTGAAAAGAATATTGATCAATCTCCTTCTTTAACCAGCAATAAGTAA
- the rppA gene encoding two-component system response regulator RppA — protein MRILLLEDEKDLGIAIKRSLLGQNYVVDWVESGQEGLYLLENPNINYNVGVFDWLLPDLSGIDLLKIIRAKNNHLPVLMLTAKDTMTDKITGLDAGADDYLIKPFEMLELFARIRALLRRNQEIKPQQLKVKNLILDYQTNTIKIELKLGKIEMIPLTNKEFNLLEFFMRHPQQILTRDQLLDQLWEIDSDIISNVVAAQIRLLRKKLSQYECDDLIETVYGLGYRLKLDN, from the coding sequence ATGCGAATCTTATTACTAGAAGATGAAAAAGATTTAGGTATTGCCATTAAACGATCGCTCTTGGGACAAAATTATGTGGTAGATTGGGTAGAATCAGGACAAGAGGGATTATATTTATTAGAAAATCCTAATATTAATTATAATGTCGGTGTTTTCGATTGGTTACTACCAGATTTATCAGGCATTGATTTATTGAAGATAATTCGAGCAAAAAATAACCATTTACCAGTGTTAATGTTAACTGCTAAAGATACAATGACAGACAAAATTACAGGTTTAGATGCGGGGGCAGATGATTATTTAATTAAACCTTTTGAAATGTTAGAATTATTTGCCAGAATTAGGGCTTTATTGAGACGAAATCAAGAAATAAAACCTCAACAATTAAAAGTAAAAAATTTAATTTTAGACTATCAAACTAATACAATAAAAATAGAGTTAAAGTTGGGCAAAATAGAGATGATTCCGTTAACGAATAAGGAGTTTAATCTCTTAGAATTTTTCATGCGTCATCCTCAACAGATTTTAACAAGAGATCAACTTTTAGATCAATTATGGGAGATTGATTCTGATATTATTAGTAATGTGGTAGCCGCTCAAATTAGGTTATTAAGAAAGAAACTTAGTCAATATGAATGTGATGATTTAATCGAGACGGTTTATGGATTAGGTTATCGTTTAAAACTGGATAATTAA
- a CDS encoding phosphodiester glycosidase family protein, which yields MWKKLVKSKFLLLSFCSVFIVNFSGSIPQLITGKFLNPVFAQSLPLNIISQGKNVLINQKNLNLPWIQWQEDDGIHTGISDMSAEAILGIELMSTTNPEKQPIQWFNYHNILPAKFLNPFRYLDITNLTKTTSIQINNNNNILELYLPISQVNKVYEVPQNQGKKIIIELDKPSFFQVSQGKDQGIITIHAQASSALFDTIKPFKPLDTSGLQEEEGDEIREDKPKPKNSLFTVTNPDNKTVININLPLGNNIKVTSANPSLLLVDIKPSAITPRDISWNNDIFLSRQYVNLTNNSSFLVSFLTLNLKSFNLDLKPILSNNNTVIGTAPLKTTSQNLQVMAAINAGFFNRNNQLPLGAIKNRDNWLSSPILNRGIMAWNDIGEVQFDRIMIEESITTNKGDRFINSYINSGYIQAGVARYTDSWGGSYTTLSDNEIIVMVENNIVKDKIVGGKAGGDSISIQRGNYLLVFRSAKSWADKLSINDQITLNTGTIPANFANYPYIIGAGPLLLLNNQIVLNGEGEKFSKAFNTQKASRSAIAVDNQDRILLVAVHNRVGGNGASLAEFAQLLQKIGAVSALNLDGGSSTQMYLGGEIIDRSSATAARIHNGIGVFYRQK from the coding sequence ATGTGGAAAAAACTTGTTAAATCTAAATTTTTATTACTGAGTTTTTGTTCAGTTTTTATTGTTAATTTTAGTGGTAGTATTCCTCAATTAATTACAGGTAAATTTTTAAATCCAGTATTCGCTCAATCATTACCTTTAAATATTATTAGTCAAGGAAAAAATGTTTTAATTAATCAAAAAAATCTCAACCTTCCTTGGATACAGTGGCAAGAAGATGATGGAATTCACACAGGAATTAGTGATATGAGTGCGGAAGCTATTTTAGGTATAGAATTAATGAGTACCACTAACCCAGAAAAACAACCTATTCAATGGTTTAATTATCACAATATTTTACCTGCTAAATTTCTTAATCCTTTTCGTTATTTAGATATAACTAATTTAACAAAAACAACTTCTATTCAAATTAATAATAATAACAATATTTTAGAGTTATATCTTCCTATTAGTCAGGTTAATAAGGTTTATGAGGTACCACAAAATCAAGGTAAAAAAATTATTATTGAGTTAGATAAGCCTAGTTTTTTTCAAGTTAGTCAAGGAAAAGATCAAGGAATTATTACGATTCATGCTCAAGCTAGTTCCGCTTTATTTGATACAATAAAACCTTTTAAACCCTTAGATACTTCTGGACTCCAAGAGGAGGAAGGAGACGAAATAAGAGAAGATAAACCTAAGCCAAAAAATAGTTTATTTACTGTTACAAATCCTGATAATAAAACTGTAATAAATATTAATTTGCCCCTAGGTAATAATATAAAAGTTACTTCGGCTAATCCAAGTCTTTTATTAGTAGATATAAAACCATCTGCTATTACCCCTCGTGATATTAGTTGGAATAATGATATTTTTTTAAGTAGACAATATGTTAACTTAACTAATAATAGTTCATTTTTAGTATCTTTTTTAACCCTTAATTTAAAAAGTTTTAACTTAGATTTAAAACCAATTTTATCAAATAATAATACAGTAATTGGAACGGCACCTCTAAAGACTACCTCCCAAAATTTGCAAGTTATGGCGGCTATTAATGCAGGGTTTTTTAACCGTAATAATCAGTTACCTTTAGGTGCAATTAAAAACCGTGATAATTGGTTATCTAGCCCTATTTTAAATCGTGGAATTATGGCATGGAATGATATAGGTGAAGTACAATTCGATCGAATTATGATAGAAGAAAGTATTACCACTAATAAGGGCGATCGTTTTATTAACAGTTACATCAATAGCGGTTATATTCAAGCAGGAGTTGCCCGTTATACGGATAGTTGGGGGGGAAGTTATACCACTCTCAGTGATAATGAAATTATTGTTATGGTGGAGAATAACATCGTCAAGGATAAGATTGTTGGTGGCAAAGCTGGAGGAGATTCTATTTCCATTCAACGAGGAAATTATCTTTTAGTGTTTAGGAGTGCAAAAAGTTGGGCAGATAAATTAAGTATAAATGACCAAATCACTTTAAATACTGGTACTATTCCCGCAAATTTTGCTAATTATCCTTATATTATAGGTGCGGGCCCTCTTTTACTTTTAAATAATCAAATTGTCTTAAATGGAGAAGGGGAAAAATTTAGTAAAGCCTTTAACACCCAAAAAGCTTCTCGAAGTGCCATCGCTGTAGATAATCAAGATAGAATTCTATTAGTAGCCGTACATAATCGAGTCGGTGGTAATGGTGCGAGTTTAGCTGAGTTTGCTCAATTATTACAAAAAATAGGTGCTGTATCGGCGTTAAATTTAGATGGTGGCAGTTCAACACAAATGTATCTCGGTGGTGAGATTATCGATCGATCGTCCGCAACGGCTGCAAGAATACATAATGGAATAGGGGTGTTTTATCGTCAAAAATAA
- a CDS encoding YqaE/Pmp3 family membrane protein, which translates to MKLLYIVLGILIPPVGVFLKFGIGSTLFINIALTLLGWVPGSIHAVWAIVKQDQELNKTV; encoded by the coding sequence ATGAAATTACTATACATAGTTCTCGGCATCCTGATTCCCCCTGTCGGTGTTTTCCTAAAGTTTGGGATCGGTTCAACTCTATTTATCAATATTGCACTAACCTTACTGGGTTGGGTTCCAGGCAGTATTCATGCAGTTTGGGCGATTGTTAAACAAGATCAAGAGCTTAACAAAACTGTTTAG
- a CDS encoding cytosine deaminase: protein MLTPQGYWLKNVHIPTCLINEEGFIRQTRENLSLCDIQIHKGKVTQIIPSHVDTIGIDLQKSILLPCFVDIHTHLDKGHTFERSPNLQGNFETALEMVKQDAIYWNEEDLYQRMNFGLQCSYSHGTIALRTHLDCHDTQADISLTVWQQLRKEWQDKITLQGVSLVSLDYFLTEAGVKLADKIAEVEGILGGVAYMNSDIDKQLENIFQLAIERNLDLDFHCDENGDMYSVCLQKIAKTALKFNFTNNILCGHCCSLSVQPQGVVQKTINLVREANINIVSLPMCNLYLQDRQENITPTWRGITRVKELKEAGVKIAFASDNCRDPFFAFGDHDMLEVFNQSVRIAHLDTPYGDWIASVSRIPADLMGLSSFGRIGVNLPADFIIFKARYFSELLSRPQCDRILIRHGRIVDRTLPNYHNTR, encoded by the coding sequence ATGCTGACTCCCCAAGGTTATTGGTTAAAAAATGTCCATATTCCCACTTGCTTAATTAACGAAGAAGGGTTTATTCGTCAGACAAGAGAAAATTTATCTCTATGTGATATACAAATTCACAAAGGCAAGGTAACTCAAATTATTCCTTCCCATGTTGACACCATCGGCATTGATTTACAAAAAAGTATCCTTTTACCTTGTTTTGTGGATATTCACACTCACCTTGATAAAGGACATACATTTGAACGATCGCCGAATTTACAAGGAAACTTCGAGACAGCCTTAGAAATGGTGAAACAGGATGCAATATATTGGAATGAAGAAGACTTATATCAACGGATGAATTTCGGTTTACAGTGCAGTTATAGTCATGGTACGATCGCTCTTAGAACTCATTTAGATTGTCATGATACCCAAGCCGACATTAGCTTGACGGTATGGCAACAGTTGAGGAAAGAATGGCAAGATAAGATTACTTTGCAAGGGGTGTCTTTAGTAAGTTTAGACTACTTTCTAACGGAAGCGGGGGTAAAACTGGCGGATAAAATAGCAGAAGTGGAGGGGATATTGGGGGGAGTTGCTTATATGAATTCCGACATCGATAAGCAACTAGAAAACATCTTTCAATTAGCCATAGAAAGAAACCTCGACTTAGATTTTCACTGTGACGAAAACGGTGATATGTACTCAGTTTGTTTGCAAAAAATCGCTAAAACCGCCTTAAAATTTAATTTCACCAATAACATTCTCTGCGGACATTGTTGTAGCCTTTCTGTACAACCGCAAGGAGTAGTACAGAAAACCATTAACCTAGTAAGAGAAGCAAACATTAACATTGTTAGTTTACCCATGTGTAACTTATACTTGCAGGATAGACAAGAAAATATTACTCCCACTTGGCGAGGGATAACGAGGGTAAAAGAATTAAAGGAAGCAGGAGTTAAAATTGCTTTTGCTAGTGATAATTGTCGTGATCCTTTTTTCGCTTTCGGAGATCATGATATGTTAGAAGTGTTTAACCAGTCGGTAAGAATTGCACATTTAGATACTCCCTATGGTGATTGGATTGCGTCAGTTTCTCGTATTCCTGCGGATTTAATGGGGTTATCTTCTTTCGGTAGAATTGGGGTTAATTTACCTGCGGATTTTATCATTTTCAAAGCTCGTTATTTTAGTGAATTATTATCTCGTCCTCAATGTGATCGAATTTTGATTAGGCATGGTAGGATAGTCGATCGAACCTTACCTAATTATCATAATACTAGATAA
- a CDS encoding copper resistance protein B, with protein sequence MLSLKLTKFLVRSSLLSLLILTYFTNETKAEEIDKAIIKKPVAIDIFIDENNNQEKQQFFQQFEHNDYLTQEKNFTFTQHNHNQENDFGEPIHDNQIYHKILFDQLEYQVNDSQNIFNWDIQGWVGGDYQKLWVKTEGEVSLDDGNGEAELQLLYSKQISPYFDFQAGLRYDQIYGHKGNSRGFVVIGVEGLAPYFFEIDSGLFISYQGDISARFKAEYELLLSQRLILQPKIETNLAIQEVEEFGIGSGFNNLELGLRLRYEISREFAPYIGVSWNKLFGDTVKFTEKEGESSDDVKFVTGVRLMF encoded by the coding sequence ATGTTATCATTAAAACTTACTAAATTTTTAGTTCGATCGAGCCTGTTATCTTTATTAATCTTAACTTATTTTACCAATGAAACTAAAGCGGAAGAAATAGACAAGGCGATTATCAAAAAACCTGTAGCTATTGACATATTTATTGATGAAAATAACAACCAAGAAAAACAACAATTTTTTCAACAATTTGAGCATAATGACTACTTAACTCAAGAAAAAAACTTTACCTTTACCCAACATAATCATAACCAAGAAAATGATTTTGGTGAGCCTATTCATGATAATCAAATTTATCATAAAATTCTCTTTGATCAATTAGAATATCAAGTTAATGATAGTCAAAATATTTTCAATTGGGATATTCAAGGATGGGTAGGAGGGGACTATCAAAAGTTATGGGTAAAAACCGAAGGTGAAGTGAGTTTAGATGATGGAAATGGCGAGGCAGAATTGCAACTTTTATACAGTAAACAAATTTCTCCTTATTTCGATTTTCAAGCTGGTTTAAGATATGATCAAATTTATGGACATAAGGGAAATAGTAGAGGTTTTGTTGTCATCGGAGTAGAAGGATTAGCACCTTATTTTTTTGAAATTGATAGTGGTTTATTTATTAGTTATCAAGGAGATATTTCCGCAAGATTTAAAGCTGAATATGAATTATTACTATCCCAAAGATTAATTTTACAACCAAAAATCGAAACTAATTTAGCCATCCAAGAAGTAGAAGAATTTGGTATTGGTAGCGGTTTTAATAACTTGGAATTAGGTTTAAGATTACGTTACGAAATTAGTCGAGAATTTGCACCTTATATTGGTGTAAGTTGGAATAAACTTTTTGGAGATACAGTTAAATTTACTGAGAAAGAAGGGGAAAGTAGTGATGATGTGAAATTTGTTACGGGGGTGAGATTAATGTTTTAA
- a CDS encoding hemerythrin domain-containing protein, producing MSITLEDNKRTAIAVKLADMKATQNLLIANEQALIRACQDGEISDRLQGFLKDDQKNLGIIDTVIIQYGIKAEPKPSMQKEIEEIENMMQDSEISLFEKVAKHELLKHTQAISGILVHKAGQVVGADIAVVIAPLNAVNFENRGHEEQLKGMMESLSTLELTGKPSDSGLWSRVQDTLAALSGIAGGIMSHSDNEITICDLIRLDHTKVGTLLDQINATNNPQKLQEYFGQVYQDLSAHSEAEEEVVYPVVRPYYQDVQQLYDEQAQMKQLLEQIKAMNCEDTVAFKAAIERLMIAVTAHVSEEEKDMFPLIQNSLGDEQQKQLATDFKTAKSKIQDQRLAVASH from the coding sequence ATGTCGATAACATTAGAAGATAACAAACGGACAGCGATCGCAGTCAAATTAGCAGACATGAAAGCGACTCAAAATCTGCTGATTGCTAACGAGCAAGCTTTAATCCGGGCTTGTCAAGATGGAGAAATTTCTGACCGTTTACAGGGCTTTCTCAAAGACGATCAAAAGAACTTGGGTATTATAGATACCGTGATCATTCAGTATGGCATTAAAGCTGAACCTAAACCCTCGATGCAGAAAGAAATCGAAGAGATCGAGAACATGATGCAAGATTCAGAGATTTCTTTATTTGAAAAGGTGGCAAAGCATGAACTGCTTAAGCATACCCAAGCCATATCAGGAATTCTCGTTCACAAAGCAGGCCAAGTAGTTGGTGCGGATATTGCCGTAGTGATCGCCCCTCTAAATGCGGTTAACTTTGAAAATCGTGGGCATGAAGAACAACTTAAAGGGATGATGGAATCTCTTAGCACTCTAGAACTAACGGGTAAGCCTTCCGACAGTGGACTATGGTCAAGGGTACAGGATACCCTAGCCGCCCTGAGTGGTATTGCAGGTGGCATCATGAGTCATAGTGATAATGAAATAACTATTTGTGACTTGATTCGTTTAGATCACACTAAGGTAGGTACCCTGTTAGATCAGATTAACGCAACTAACAATCCTCAGAAACTACAAGAATATTTTGGACAGGTTTACCAAGACTTGTCTGCTCACTCCGAAGCGGAGGAAGAAGTTGTCTATCCTGTTGTACGTCCTTATTATCAGGATGTTCAGCAACTATATGACGAACAAGCACAAATGAAGCAACTGCTTGAACAGATTAAAGCCATGAATTGTGAAGATACAGTCGCATTTAAAGCTGCCATAGAGCGTTTAATGATTGCAGTAACTGCCCATGTGTCAGAAGAAGAAAAGGATATGTTCCCTCTTATTCAAAACAGTTTAGGTGACGAACAACAAAAACAACTGGCCACAGACTTCAAAACTGCCAAAAGCAAAATTCAGGATCAGCGACTAGCAGTTGCTTCTCACTAG
- a CDS encoding YsnF/AvaK domain-containing protein, which yields MQANKLPIKESFDANEALTRPVSPIDAETVKLYEERLIMDKDRTKTGEVAIDKHIELETARVSMPIEKEHIVIERVPMSAEKVATDNVDAFHDNETVRMEVYEETPDIHKEAFVREEVTIRKEVTQETVNAEETLRREELDIDTQGRPVIDNRSNQTKKLRR from the coding sequence ATGCAAGCTAACAAACTACCGATTAAAGAATCATTTGATGCTAACGAGGCTTTGACACGGCCCGTTTCACCAATTGACGCAGAAACAGTGAAATTGTACGAAGAACGTCTGATTATGGATAAAGACCGCACAAAAACAGGTGAGGTTGCAATTGATAAGCATATTGAATTAGAAACCGCTCGCGTTTCCATGCCAATTGAAAAAGAGCATATTGTGATTGAACGGGTTCCTATGAGTGCTGAGAAAGTTGCCACCGACAATGTTGATGCGTTTCATGACAATGAAACTGTTCGGATGGAAGTTTACGAAGAAACTCCTGATATTCACAAGGAAGCCTTCGTTCGTGAGGAGGTCACGATCCGAAAAGAAGTGACTCAAGAAACCGTTAACGCGGAAGAAACCCTACGTCGGGAAGAACTCGATATTGATACCCAGGGTCGCCCCGTTATCGATAATCGTTCTAATCAGACTAAAAAACTCCGCCGTTAG